In the Bacteroidota bacterium genome, one interval contains:
- a CDS encoding VWA domain-containing protein: MVFAHPLFLLLLLAVPALAWWEWRRARRRPASLSFSDTSAAETVAPTVWVRLRGLPAVLRLGALTLGILALARPQIRDTVVERSAEGIDIIMVLDLSTSMKAEDFRPNRFEAAKDVAARFVDGRTSDRIGLIVFAAQAYTQAPLTLDYDFLKEMLRSVQMGLIEDGTAIGTALATATARLRDSEAESKVIILLTDGQNNRGEVDPATAADVAEAIGVKVYAIGVGSEGRDAFGRRLPDRMRQLLPQSAQIDEAMLTTVAEKTGGRYFRATDREALAAIYDEISELETTEVQETSYLDVDERYALFLWPAFGLLLLEVLLSTTRLRRVP; this comes from the coding sequence ATGGTCTTCGCGCACCCCCTCTTCCTGCTCCTGCTCCTCGCCGTGCCCGCGCTGGCATGGTGGGAGTGGCGGCGTGCGCGGCGGCGTCCGGCCAGCCTGTCCTTCTCCGACACGTCCGCCGCCGAGACCGTTGCGCCGACCGTGTGGGTGCGGCTGCGCGGCCTCCCGGCGGTCCTCCGGCTCGGCGCGCTCACGCTCGGCATCCTCGCCCTCGCCCGGCCGCAGATCCGCGACACGGTCGTCGAGCGCAGCGCCGAGGGCATCGACATCATCATGGTGCTCGACCTCTCGACCTCGATGAAGGCCGAGGACTTCCGGCCCAACCGGTTCGAGGCGGCGAAGGACGTGGCCGCGCGGTTCGTCGACGGGCGCACGTCCGACCGGATCGGGCTGATCGTCTTCGCGGCCCAGGCCTACACCCAGGCCCCGCTCACGCTCGACTACGACTTCCTCAAGGAGATGCTGCGGAGCGTGCAGATGGGACTGATCGAGGACGGCACCGCGATTGGCACCGCGCTCGCCACGGCGACGGCGCGGCTGCGCGACTCCGAGGCCGAGAGCAAGGTCATCATCCTGCTCACCGACGGCCAGAACAACCGCGGCGAGGTCGACCCCGCAACCGCCGCCGACGTGGCCGAGGCCATCGGGGTCAAGGTCTACGCCATCGGGGTCGGCTCCGAGGGGCGCGACGCCTTCGGCCGGCGCCTCCCGGACCGGATGCGCCAGCTCCTCCCGCAGTCGGCCCAGATCGACGAGGCGATGCTGACGACGGTCGCCGAGAAGACCGGCGGGCGCTACTTCCGCGCCACCGACCGCGAAGCCCTCGCCGCGATCTACGACGAAATATCGGAGCTTGAGACGACCGAGGTCCAGGAGACGAGCTACCTCGACGTGGACGAGCGCTACGCCCTCTTCCTCTGGCCCGCCTTCGGCCTGCTCCTCCTCGAAGTCCTGCTCTCCACCACCCGACTCCGCCGCGTGCCATGA
- a CDS encoding VWA domain-containing protein translates to MTWSHPAWLLALTAVPLAAALFAWAAARRREALRRFASRDAYADSVARQRRWQAALVVVALLALGVALAGPRYGTQLREVQQEGLDVVIALDISESMRAEDVAPSRLAKAKYEIDRLLDDLAGSRVGLVVFAGEAFLQCPLTSDFGAVRLFLDAAEPSLIPTQGTNFNQALRVASQAFDGADDRLEGSEARARALLVISDGENHEGGFRPTLAQIGEDGVAVFAAGVGSAEGGPIPVLRNNRLAGYKTDRSGRTVQSQLNEAALRDLVAGGAYYRIDRSASTLPEITADLARLDRGPVASEAFETFAEQYQWPLAFALLLLAAERLVAVRRRTEDSETVDGETVDGWRGAQGSR, encoded by the coding sequence ATGACCTGGTCGCATCCTGCTTGGCTGCTTGCCCTCACCGCCGTGCCTCTCGCGGCGGCGCTCTTCGCGTGGGCAGCGGCGCGGCGGCGCGAGGCGCTCCGGCGGTTTGCGAGCCGGGATGCGTACGCGGATTCGGTGGCGCGGCAGCGGCGGTGGCAGGCGGCGCTCGTCGTGGTGGCGCTGCTCGCCCTCGGGGTGGCGCTCGCCGGGCCGCGCTACGGGACCCAGCTCCGCGAGGTCCAGCAGGAAGGCCTCGACGTGGTAATCGCGCTCGACATATCGGAGTCGATGCGCGCTGAGGACGTGGCTCCGAGCCGGCTCGCCAAGGCGAAGTACGAGATCGACCGGCTCCTCGACGACCTCGCCGGGAGCCGGGTCGGGCTCGTGGTGTTCGCGGGCGAGGCGTTTCTCCAGTGCCCGCTGACGAGCGACTTCGGGGCCGTCCGCCTCTTCCTCGACGCCGCCGAACCGTCGCTCATCCCGACCCAGGGCACCAACTTCAACCAGGCGCTCCGCGTCGCCAGTCAGGCCTTTGACGGGGCCGACGACCGGCTCGAAGGAAGCGAGGCGCGCGCCCGGGCGCTCCTCGTGATCTCCGACGGCGAGAACCACGAGGGCGGCTTCCGGCCCACGCTCGCCCAGATCGGCGAGGACGGGGTGGCCGTCTTCGCGGCGGGCGTCGGGAGCGCAGAGGGCGGGCCGATTCCCGTGCTCCGCAACAACCGGCTCGCCGGTTACAAGACCGACCGCAGCGGCCGGACCGTCCAGAGCCAACTCAACGAGGCAGCGCTGCGCGACCTCGTGGCCGGCGGGGCCTACTACCGGATCGACCGCAGCGCGAGCACGCTGCCGGAAATAACCGCCGACCTCGCTCGTCTCGACCGAGGCCCCGTCGCCAGCGAAGCCTTCGAGACGTTCGCCGAGCAGTACCAGTGGCCGCTCGCCTTCGCCCTCCTGCTCCTCGCCGCCGAGCGCCTCGTGGCCGTCAGGCGGAGGACAGAGGACAGTGAGACGGTGGACGGTGAGACGGTGGACGGTTGGCGCGGAGCACAGGGGTCTCGTTAA
- a CDS encoding BatD family protein, whose translation MAAAQVTVHAYVDKTTMGDSEVLLYTVEASGDFRDLGRITAPETRGLAAAQTSPVQSWDVSVAGGQTRQRLRLQWQYRPLSTGTARFGEATLRLDGQAYTTAQIEVTVVPQSQRPASALWSPRLRATPRPDLERASDLFIRAEPSSDAVWLGEQVVVDYVLYFESNVRPRNSRIASAWDADGFWREELNLDRFLGTRTVVIDGRTFEAAPIKRLALFPTRTGPLAVDSLDIEIDVLRSRRSQRSGGLFRNPFSSRFERETLTAPRVAVETRPLPPDAPASFNGAVGQFGLAVQADRSSVDVGEPVRVTATLSGTGNIATLEAPRWQAPGAFEQYPARTSERITRSAERLRGEKAFTFTIVPRSGGRFVLPPLEWSYFEPEAAAYRTLRSDSLRLQVIGPAAPRAEAAPSGTSEAFAGPLETATWQRVREAVPLWQQPWVWAGFGLPALALLGLALVRHLRDRDDDTAAARSLRAFPEAQRGLEAAAAHLDADAPRAFYAALDQTLRLFLTDRLATSARSLALPDLGALLAERGVTPESRREVLRLLRESDAAPFAPRPQAPPADTLERATRLMAAVDDEAAPVEAA comes from the coding sequence ATGGCAGCGGCGCAGGTGACGGTCCACGCCTACGTGGACAAGACCACGATGGGCGACAGCGAGGTGCTGCTCTACACCGTCGAGGCCAGCGGCGACTTCCGCGACCTCGGCCGAATCACCGCGCCCGAGACGCGCGGCCTGGCGGCGGCCCAGACCAGCCCGGTCCAGAGTTGGGACGTGTCGGTCGCAGGCGGGCAGACGCGGCAGCGGCTCCGGCTCCAGTGGCAGTACCGGCCGCTCAGCACCGGCACCGCACGCTTCGGCGAGGCCACGCTCCGCCTCGACGGGCAAGCCTACACGACCGCACAGATCGAGGTGACGGTCGTCCCGCAGTCGCAGCGCCCCGCGTCGGCGCTGTGGTCGCCCAGGCTGCGGGCTACGCCGCGGCCGGACTTGGAGCGCGCCTCCGACCTCTTCATCCGTGCCGAGCCGTCGTCGGACGCGGTGTGGCTCGGCGAGCAGGTCGTCGTGGACTACGTGCTCTACTTCGAGTCGAATGTTCGCCCGCGCAACAGCCGGATCGCGAGCGCGTGGGACGCCGACGGGTTCTGGCGCGAGGAGCTCAACCTCGACCGCTTCCTCGGCACGCGCACCGTCGTCATCGACGGGCGCACCTTCGAGGCGGCCCCGATCAAGCGGCTCGCCCTCTTCCCGACGCGCACCGGCCCCCTCGCCGTGGACTCGCTCGACATCGAGATCGACGTGCTGCGGTCGCGGCGGTCGCAGCGCTCGGGCGGGCTGTTCCGCAACCCGTTCAGCTCCCGCTTCGAGCGCGAGACGCTGACCGCGCCGCGTGTGGCCGTCGAGACGCGGCCGCTGCCGCCGGACGCGCCCGCCTCCTTCAACGGGGCCGTCGGGCAGTTCGGCCTCGCCGTCCAGGCCGACCGGAGCAGCGTCGACGTGGGCGAGCCGGTCCGCGTCACGGCGACGCTCTCGGGCACGGGCAACATCGCCACGCTCGAAGCCCCGCGCTGGCAGGCACCCGGCGCGTTCGAGCAGTACCCGGCCCGCACGAGCGAGCGGATCACCCGAAGCGCCGAGCGGCTGCGCGGCGAGAAAGCATTCACCTTCACCATCGTCCCCCGCTCCGGCGGCCGGTTCGTCCTGCCGCCGCTGGAGTGGAGCTACTTCGAGCCCGAGGCCGCGGCCTACCGGACGCTGCGCTCCGACTCGCTCCGGCTCCAGGTAATCGGGCCGGCCGCGCCCAGGGCGGAGGCCGCGCCCTCCGGGACGAGCGAGGCGTTCGCCGGGCCGCTCGAAACGGCGACGTGGCAGCGGGTCCGCGAGGCGGTGCCCCTGTGGCAGCAGCCGTGGGTATGGGCCGGCTTCGGGCTGCCAGCACTCGCCCTCCTCGGCCTCGCGCTCGTCCGCCACCTCCGGGACCGCGACGACGACACCGCTGCCGCGCGCAGCCTCCGCGCTTTCCCCGAGGCCCAGCGCGGCCTCGAAGCCGCCGCCGCCCACCTCGACGCGGACGCGCCGCGCGCGTTCTACGCCGCCCTCGACCAGACCCTCCGTCTGTTCCTCACCGACCGCCTCGCCACGTCCGCGCGCAGCCTCGCCCTCCCCGACCTCGGCGCGCTCCTCGCCGAGCGCGGCGTAACGCCCGAGAGCCGGCGCGAGGTGCTCCGGCTCCTGCGCGAGAGCGACGCGGCTCCGTTCGCACCGCGCCCCCAGGCTCCACCCGCCGACACCCTGGAGCGTGCGACGCGGCTGATGGCGGCCGTCGACGACGAAGCCGCACCCGTCGAAGCCGCCTGA
- a CDS encoding SH3 domain-containing protein, with amino-acid sequence MLLLALLMFAPQAEADRLFALGNALTSEGDLRGAAAAYEGALRTGWTSPELELNLGHAYLKAGQLGRAVLHAERAHRLAPRHEAVRQRLRLVREEAGTPAPLRSPTDAAAAWLAAHVGAGGLAAFLLVVYLAVLGLVGFRLWTKEPRPWLRRGLVVLVPLAVLVAAATRLTVQHEASPRAVVMADTNVLSSPSSAAAAVDAAPEGLVLAVTAQRGLWRAVRLPGGGEGWVEASALEEI; translated from the coding sequence ATGCTGCTGCTCGCTCTCCTGATGTTCGCGCCCCAGGCTGAGGCCGACCGCCTGTTCGCGCTCGGCAACGCGCTCACGAGCGAGGGCGACCTGCGCGGGGCGGCGGCGGCCTACGAGGGCGCGCTCCGCACCGGCTGGACGAGCCCCGAACTCGAACTCAACCTCGGGCATGCGTACCTGAAGGCCGGGCAGCTCGGGCGGGCCGTGCTCCACGCCGAACGAGCACACCGCCTCGCGCCCCGACACGAAGCTGTCCGGCAGCGCCTCCGGCTCGTCCGCGAAGAGGCCGGCACGCCGGCCCCGCTCCGCTCTCCCACCGACGCCGCCGCTGCGTGGCTCGCTGCGCACGTCGGCGCGGGCGGCCTAGCGGCATTTCTGCTCGTGGTCTACCTCGCCGTGCTAGGCCTCGTCGGGTTCCGACTCTGGACGAAAGAGCCGCGCCCGTGGCTGCGGCGGGGCCTCGTCGTGCTCGTGCCTCTCGCTGTTCTCGTCGCGGCGGCGACCCGGCTCACCGTGCAGCACGAGGCGTCGCCCCGTGCCGTCGTGATGGCCGACACCAACGTCCTGAGTAGTCCCTCGAGCGCAGCGGCGGCCGTAGACGCGGCGCCTGAAGGCCTCGTCCTCGCCGTCACCGCGCAGCGCGGCCTGTGGCGCGCTGTCCGCCTGCCCGGTGGGGGCGAAGGCTGGGTCGAAGCCTCCGCGTTGGAAGAGATTTAG
- a CDS encoding thymidine kinase: MEPHVLPTTDAERRGWIEVVCGSMFSGKTEELIRRLKRARIARQQVEIFKPALDNRYAQTAVVSHDENAIPSIVVDTADQMLLLAGEAAVIGVDEAQFFGSEIVGVCEALARQGRRVIVAGLDQDFRGRPFEPIPQLMAVAEFVTKLHAICVVCGAPANHSQRLIASDDRVLVGEKEAYEPRCRLHFEPPGSKDAPKQPRPAEQPEQVAARDA; this comes from the coding sequence ATGGAACCCCACGTCCTCCCTACCACCGACGCCGAACGCCGCGGATGGATCGAGGTCGTCTGCGGGTCGATGTTCAGCGGGAAGACGGAGGAGCTGATCCGCCGCCTCAAGCGCGCCCGCATCGCCCGGCAGCAGGTCGAGATCTTCAAGCCCGCGCTCGACAACCGGTACGCGCAGACGGCCGTGGTCTCGCACGATGAGAACGCCATCCCGTCGATCGTCGTCGATACCGCCGACCAGATGCTGCTGCTCGCGGGCGAGGCCGCCGTGATCGGGGTCGACGAGGCGCAGTTCTTCGGAAGCGAGATCGTCGGCGTCTGCGAAGCCCTCGCCCGGCAGGGGCGCCGCGTGATCGTCGCCGGCCTCGACCAGGACTTCCGGGGCCGCCCCTTCGAGCCGATTCCCCAGCTCATGGCCGTCGCGGAGTTCGTGACGAAGCTCCACGCGATCTGCGTCGTCTGCGGCGCGCCGGCCAACCACTCGCAGCGCCTCATTGCCAGCGACGACCGGGTGCTCGTCGGCGAGAAAGAGGCCTACGAGCCCCGCTGCCGTCTCCACTTCGAGCCGCCAGGGTCGAAAGACGCGCCGAAGCAACCCCGACCGGCCGAGCAACCGGAGCAGGTGGCGGCGCGCGACGCGTGA
- a CDS encoding J domain-containing protein encodes MPFAESFLVLILGLALVAFVAGVGARIAVAVTQRRRLRAEAAGQAQRGWGGRDHERVRTKYFEKERRARAVRARHRHARPAAEPPPAAEPVGPVNLERLHRATLGLAGEVTPDAVRKAYKARVREYHPDQVARLGVKLRRLAEDETKRINEAYAYFRKRFGF; translated from the coding sequence ATGCCTTTTGCGGAATCGTTCCTCGTCCTGATCCTCGGCCTCGCGCTCGTCGCGTTCGTGGCCGGCGTTGGTGCCCGGATTGCGGTGGCCGTCACGCAGCGGCGGAGGCTGCGCGCCGAGGCGGCCGGGCAGGCGCAGCGCGGGTGGGGCGGCCGGGACCACGAGCGGGTCCGCACCAAGTACTTCGAGAAAGAGCGCCGCGCCCGGGCCGTCCGGGCCCGGCACCGCCACGCGCGCCCCGCCGCCGAGCCGCCCCCTGCCGCTGAGCCGGTCGGCCCTGTCAACCTGGAGCGGCTCCACCGCGCCACGCTCGGCCTCGCGGGCGAGGTGACCCCGGACGCCGTGCGCAAGGCGTACAAGGCCCGCGTCCGCGAGTACCACCCGGACCAGGTCGCCCGGCTCGGCGTCAAGCTGCGCCGCCTAGCCGAGGACGAAACGAAACGGATCAACGAGGCTTACGCCTATTTCCGCAAGCGTTTCGGCTTTTAG
- a CDS encoding RDD family protein: MEQHEPFHLSDFDDPGEPDPADLFKDVPDLPDTVALNDSLDGISFTTNPPPVNATPKKTARTVAPNLVPRVLAKIIDGAVAGVLYMLCSFLIADWFVGFLVGGIAATLYFVVSDGLDVRHMPQRSFGKNIMGLSVTRLDNEPMTAWVSAQRNWMFGALYFAQAFTFIAPAVSVLVLLVALGLIGYEVYWVVVNPQGIRWGDDLAGTEVVQPVLEPA, encoded by the coding sequence ATGGAGCAACACGAGCCGTTTCACCTCTCGGACTTCGACGACCCTGGAGAGCCGGACCCCGCCGACCTCTTCAAGGACGTTCCCGACCTGCCCGACACCGTCGCGCTCAACGACTCGCTCGACGGAATCTCCTTCACGACCAACCCGCCGCCGGTGAATGCCACACCGAAGAAGACGGCGCGGACAGTCGCGCCGAACCTCGTCCCCCGCGTCCTGGCGAAGATCATCGACGGAGCCGTTGCGGGCGTGCTCTACATGCTCTGCAGCTTCCTCATCGCCGACTGGTTCGTGGGCTTCCTGGTCGGCGGCATCGCGGCGACGCTCTACTTCGTCGTCTCCGACGGACTCGACGTGCGCCACATGCCGCAGCGCTCGTTCGGGAAGAACATCATGGGTCTTAGCGTCACCCGACTCGACAACGAGCCGATGACGGCGTGGGTCTCGGCGCAGCGCAACTGGATGTTCGGGGCGCTCTACTTCGCACAGGCGTTCACCTTCATCGCGCCGGCCGTGAGCGTCCTCGTCCTGCTCGTTGCCCTCGGCCTGATCGGGTACGAGGTCTACTGGGTCGTGGTCAACCCGCAGGGCATCCGCTGGGGCGATGACCTCGCGGGAACCGAGGTGGTGCAGCCGGTCCTTGAGCCGGCCTGA
- the dnaX gene encoding DNA polymerase III subunit gamma/tau, producing MADASRPGSDRYLVTARKYRPQTFADLVSQEHVAETLQNALLHDRLAHAYLFSGPRGVGKTTAARLLAKAINCETPLDARDGAEPCRACARCQDFEQGRSLDVTEIDAASNNGVDDIRDLQERLRIPPQGANRKVYIVDEVHMLSKPAFNALLKTLEEPPPHVLFIFATTEPHKVLPTILSRCQRFDFRRITVPQTVDRLREICVAESIDADDASLHLVARKGDGALRDALSIFDQAVSLCGTTLRYPELAEALGVVETDLFFDVTDRAQAGDRAGLLRLVDTLVGRGYDLQEFLAGLAEHLRGLYVAVSTGAADLIEADAATRERYLAAARDLTEPDLLRALLVTDEAEREIKTSPQPRLKLELALLKLASLERIADLRVLIQKLERLEGMIERGEVAVAAPAPAAPAAPTQSAEPEPPPYAPQAPPAEQPTASEPAPEPPAEAATTALPPEPEGAFPPTPDQGPAEDASPSGPSLGEGEAAAQEKTEPAAPEPAIPPSHDEPPAAPPEPAAASPAMPGLGLFGPPALQRTKPSGDGPSNALGDGAEGQAEAVGVTVVDEHFGVSLQRVRDVWPRLIATVKEERPSVAGVLAHVEPVGVEYGTVQVAVPSTFVQRLLQSETGTFAEALAGAMGDEPPALAFVVQAEDETAAPADPFECIKQLRHENPVVRALFEQFGCEIVWT from the coding sequence ATGGCCGACGCCTCCCGCCCCGGTAGCGACCGCTACCTCGTCACCGCCCGCAAGTACCGCCCGCAGACGTTCGCCGACCTCGTCTCGCAGGAGCACGTCGCGGAGACGCTCCAGAACGCGCTCCTCCACGACCGGCTCGCCCACGCCTACCTCTTCAGCGGACCGCGCGGCGTTGGCAAGACGACCGCGGCGCGCCTCCTGGCGAAGGCGATCAACTGCGAGACGCCGCTCGACGCGCGCGACGGGGCCGAGCCGTGCCGGGCGTGCGCCCGCTGCCAGGACTTCGAGCAGGGCCGCAGCCTCGACGTGACCGAGATCGACGCGGCCTCGAACAACGGCGTGGACGACATCCGTGACCTCCAGGAGCGCCTTCGCATCCCGCCGCAGGGGGCCAACCGCAAGGTCTACATCGTGGACGAGGTCCACATGCTCTCCAAGCCGGCCTTCAACGCGCTCCTCAAGACCCTCGAAGAGCCGCCGCCGCACGTCCTGTTCATCTTCGCCACGACCGAGCCGCACAAGGTCCTCCCGACGATCCTCTCGCGCTGCCAGCGCTTCGACTTCCGCCGCATCACCGTCCCGCAGACCGTTGACCGGCTCCGCGAGATCTGCGTCGCGGAGAGCATCGACGCCGACGACGCGAGCCTCCACCTCGTCGCGCGCAAAGGCGACGGCGCGCTCCGCGACGCGCTCTCGATCTTCGACCAGGCCGTCTCGCTCTGCGGCACCACGCTCCGCTACCCCGAACTCGCCGAAGCCCTCGGGGTCGTCGAGACCGACCTCTTCTTCGACGTGACGGACCGCGCGCAGGCGGGTGACCGCGCCGGGCTGCTCCGGCTCGTCGACACCCTTGTCGGGCGCGGGTACGACCTCCAGGAGTTCCTCGCGGGCCTCGCCGAGCATCTGCGCGGGCTCTACGTCGCCGTCTCCACCGGAGCCGCCGACCTGATCGAGGCCGACGCCGCGACGCGCGAGCGCTACCTCGCCGCCGCCCGGGACCTCACCGAGCCGGACCTCCTCCGCGCGCTCCTCGTGACCGACGAGGCCGAGCGCGAGATCAAGACCAGCCCGCAACCGCGCCTCAAGCTGGAACTGGCGCTCCTCAAGCTCGCCAGCCTGGAGCGCATCGCCGACCTGCGCGTGCTGATCCAGAAGCTGGAGCGGCTCGAAGGCATGATCGAGCGCGGCGAGGTCGCCGTCGCTGCGCCCGCACCGGCCGCACCGGCCGCGCCGACACAGAGCGCCGAGCCGGAGCCGCCTCCCTACGCGCCCCAGGCACCACCAGCCGAACAGCCGACTGCATCCGAACCGGCACCTGAACCCCCAGCCGAGGCTGCAACGACAGCACTGCCCCCCGAACCCGAGGGAGCGTTCCCTCCAACTCCGGATCAGGGTCCGGCAGAGGACGCAAGCCCGTCGGGTCCCAGCCTAGGCGAGGGCGAGGCAGCGGCGCAAGAGAAAACGGAGCCCGCTGCGCCGGAACCGGCCATCCCACCATCTCACGACGAGCCTCCAGCCGCGCCGCCCGAGCCCGCTGCCGCCTCGCCTGCGATGCCCGGCCTCGGCCTGTTCGGGCCGCCGGCCCTGCAGCGGACCAAGCCCTCCGGCGACGGCCCGTCGAACGCTCTCGGCGACGGGGCCGAGGGGCAGGCCGAAGCGGTCGGCGTGACCGTCGTGGACGAGCACTTCGGCGTCTCGCTCCAGCGCGTGCGCGACGTGTGGCCCCGGCTGATCGCCACGGTCAAGGAGGAGCGCCCGAGCGTAGCCGGCGTCCTCGCCCACGTCGAGCCGGTCGGAGTCGAGTACGGCACCGTGCAGGTCGCCGTGCCGAGCACGTTCGTGCAGCGCCTCCTCCAGAGCGAGACCGGCACCTTCGCCGAGGCCCTCGCCGGCGCGATGGGCGACGAGCCGCCCGCGCTCGCCTTCGTCGTCCAGGCCGAGGACGAAACCGCCGCCCCGGCCGACCCGTTCGAGTGCATCAAGCAACTCCGGCACGAGAACCCCGTGGTCCGCGCCCTCTTCGAGCAGTTCGGCTGCGAGATCGTGTGGACGTGA
- a CDS encoding YbaB/EbfC family nucleoid-associated protein gives MDQPNMADLFGKMAEMQQKMAETQEALGNQTATAEAGGGMVKVTADGRGRITAIKMEQEVVNPDDLELLEDLLVAGVNKALSEAEALREAEMKKAAGSFLPPGLDLGGMM, from the coding sequence ATGGACCAGCCCAACATGGCCGACCTCTTCGGCAAGATGGCCGAGATGCAGCAGAAGATGGCCGAGACGCAGGAAGCGCTCGGCAACCAGACCGCGACGGCCGAGGCCGGCGGCGGCATGGTCAAAGTCACCGCCGACGGGCGGGGCCGCATCACCGCGATCAAGATGGAGCAGGAAGTCGTCAACCCCGACGACCTCGAACTGCTCGAAGACCTCCTTGTGGCGGGCGTCAACAAGGCGCTCAGCGAGGCCGAGGCGCTGCGCGAGGCCGAGATGAAAAAGGCCGCCGGCTCGTTCCTCCCGCCCGGCCTCGACCTCGGCGGCATGATGTGA
- the recR gene encoding recombination mediator RecR has product MHITSESVEALVEQFSKLPTVGRKTAQRLAAYVLKMPREEVVEIARALVAVKDRVKQCSVCFNVTDTDPCPICTSVKRTRSVVCVVEEPNDVLALERTNEFRGLYHVLGGVISPLDGIGPEDLKVRELVARIAAPKESQPEPAEGVAEDAAAYEHEPVQEVILAMNPNVEGDTTAYYISQLLEPLGVRVTRIARGLPIGGDLEYADEATLTRALEGRSQV; this is encoded by the coding sequence ATGCACATCACTTCCGAATCGGTCGAAGCCCTCGTCGAGCAGTTCTCGAAGCTGCCGACGGTCGGGCGCAAGACGGCGCAGCGCCTCGCGGCCTACGTGCTCAAGATGCCGCGCGAGGAGGTCGTCGAGATCGCCCGCGCGCTCGTGGCCGTCAAGGACCGCGTCAAGCAGTGCTCGGTCTGCTTCAACGTCACCGACACCGACCCCTGCCCGATCTGCACGTCGGTCAAGCGGACGCGCTCGGTCGTCTGCGTGGTCGAGGAGCCGAACGACGTCCTCGCGCTGGAGCGGACGAACGAGTTTCGGGGCCTCTACCACGTCCTCGGCGGGGTGATCTCGCCGCTCGACGGGATCGGGCCGGAGGACCTCAAGGTGCGCGAACTCGTCGCCCGCATCGCTGCGCCGAAAGAGTCCCAGCCGGAGCCCGCCGAGGGCGTCGCCGAAGACGCGGCGGCCTACGAGCACGAGCCGGTGCAGGAAGTCATCCTCGCGATGAACCCGAACGTCGAGGGCGACACGACGGCGTACTACATCTCGCAGCTTCTGGAGCCGCTCGGCGTCCGCGTCACCCGCATCGCCCGCGGCCTCCCCATCGGCGGCGACCTCGAATACGCCGACGAGGCCACGCTCACCCGCGCCCTCGAAGGACGCTCGCAGGTGTGA
- a CDS encoding methyltransferase domain-containing protein → MNQTRIDFYDEWARSGKFDDQQKNLELYEMPNVLEMIYGLDPEHSIDLCCGTGRYIPALLEQSRTVVGVDASKEMLKAAKTKYRDFIGDRLCFKKIDIESQSLPSGRYDLALCTMAIGGFEDKQEAIRNVGSSMKTGGYLVISTYHPIQALRRKVLTSRHSDHISQIPFTKPWMVSEYFRALTDNRLQVIDMREPVFTVETAAMSGTHTDEVGWPHVLILKCMKV, encoded by the coding sequence ATGAATCAAACTAGGATCGATTTCTATGATGAATGGGCTAGGTCGGGAAAATTTGACGACCAGCAAAAAAATTTAGAGTTGTACGAAATGCCAAACGTGTTAGAAATGATATATGGCCTAGATCCCGAACATTCTATTGATTTATGTTGTGGGACAGGAAGGTATATTCCAGCCCTACTCGAGCAATCGCGTACGGTAGTAGGAGTGGACGCTAGCAAAGAGATGCTCAAAGCAGCAAAGACTAAGTATAGAGACTTCATAGGTGATAGACTATGTTTTAAGAAGATAGACATCGAGTCCCAAAGTCTTCCCAGTGGTAGATACGACCTAGCACTCTGCACCATGGCCATTGGCGGGTTTGAGGACAAACAAGAAGCTATTAGAAACGTTGGCTCCTCAATGAAGACAGGAGGGTATCTGGTCATATCGACATACCATCCGATCCAAGCCCTAAGACGTAAAGTGCTTACCTCTAGGCATAGTGATCACATCAGCCAGATTCCCTTCACGAAACCGTGGATGGTTTCAGAATACTTCAGAGCATTGACAGATAATCGACTTCAAGTCATCGATATGAGAGAGCCTGTATTTACTGTTGAGACAGCAGCAATGTCTGGTACCCATACTGACGAGGTGGGCTGGCCTCATGTTCTCATTCTCAAGTGTATGAAGGTATAA
- a CDS encoding DUF4926 domain-containing protein has protein sequence MREHDTVVLTRDLPGSSLRRGDVGAIVHIYADGKTIEVEFVTGSGATVAVETLSASDVRPLGQEEILHARELAA, from the coding sequence ATGCGCGAGCACGACACCGTAGTGCTGACCCGTGATCTTCCCGGCAGCAGCCTTCGCCGGGGCGACGTGGGAGCTATCGTCCACATCTACGCTGACGGAAAAACGATAGAGGTCGAGTTCGTGACCGGGTCGGGAGCGACGGTGGCGGTGGAGACGCTCTCGGCGAGCGACGTGCGACCGCTCGGGCAGGAGGAGATTTTGCACGCCCGCGAGCTTGCCGCCTAG